TCTTTTCCGTCAATAACTCTCATTATTTCCAAGCCTGTAATGTCATCAGCAAGAATATTGAGAATCGTTCGGGACCGGAATTTAATGACAGGACGCTTCAGTATTTCCGTGAGCTGGTTCGTTACCGCAAGAACGCGTTTTTCGGATGCGAAACGGACATAGGTCATGGTGCCGTCTGGAGTATCGTTACCGATATAGAGGGTATCGGGATCGCCGGAATCGTACTCCATGGCCATGAAGTACGAAGGAGCGGCTAGGCCATAGGGCTTGAGGTCTTTTGGTTTATCTTCGACATTGTAGAGAATATCACTCTGGTTCAGCGAGCTGAAAAGGGTGAAAAGAGGCTTGCCGTCCGCCTCGGATTTGATAGGAGCGGTAATATCCCACAGCCTTCCGATGCTCCGTTCAAAAACGATGGAAGATTCAGGCCGTGCGAGAGTGAATTTTTTGATCTTGTCCATATCGAAACGGATGAGCCGGCGTTCCTGAACCTCTTGAACTTTCCTGGTTTCTTCAGCCTTGTATACATAGAAGTAAACGAAAATGCCCAATCCGACAACAATAATGAGAGTAATAAGAGCTTTTACCAGTTTCATGTTTGTTCTCCATTCAACGTCTGCGATACCATATATACAATCCAATCGAGAGAAGTGCTCCGGGAAATATAACAAGAGTGAGCCAGTTCAGCATACTTCTTTCTCCGGGCCGGAGCTCGACAGGTGTAAAAACGGGAGCGTGAGGGGTGATTTCGATTACTTTTTCGTTGCGAGTCATCCAGTTTACAAGATTGAGGAACAGAGTAAGGTTCGATGGGAATCCACCCAGCACCTCATTCGAGATAAAAGCGGCGTTACCGGTAAAAGCCGACCGGACCTGGAACGTATTGGCATTCCTTGTGGCGAGGGAATCGGGAAGATCGAACTCACGTTCGGTGGCCACGACCACAGTGAGCGGGCCTTTCCTTTCGTTTTCATCCCTGACAGGTTTCTGGCCGATTTTCATTCTTCTGACATATTCCATGTCGGTTTCTGCCCAGCTGTCGGAGCTCGAAGCAATAAGGTCGATATAATTGATACCTTTCAGCTTCACGATGGTATTGATACTTCTGACATACGGGAACATGAAAGTCTGGTTTTCAAGCGGGGCGGTGACATCGCTCTTGTCTTTTGCCTCGCAGAGTGGATAGATGGGACCGCCGGCATCGGTTGTCAGTTTCTTCGATGTTTCGTAAATGAAGTCGTTGCCGTACAGTAATCCGTAAGAAGCCACGAAACGGTCGAGCTTTGTCTCAACTCCCGGGGCGACCATGAGAAGAATGCTGCCCTCATTATCGACATATCGTTTGATTTTGAGTTCTTCTTCCTCGATAAAAGGAACGGTGGGTCCCGGAATAATCAGCAGGGTGCAGTTATCGGGGACTTTTTCTGCTTCGAGGAGATTTATGGTTTCGATCAGATAATTCTGTTCTTCGAGCCGTTTTTTAATGGTGCTGAGACCATTGTATTCGGTATTCGAAATGTTCAATTCCCCGTGACCTGTCGAGAAATAGATGGTTTTGTTTTCATTGTTCATGAGCCGGAAAAGGGCAAGGGTGATCTCACGCTCCCCGTGCTGCTGGTACCTGACTGTCGGGGGGTTGATCCTGGTGATATTGTTTTTCCCTTCAAAAATGATTGTCTGCGGGAACTTTACATCGTATTTCTCGGCAACGAGGGGATTTTTGAGCGGGTCTATGAGCTCAACCTTGATATGGCTGCTGGCGGCGGTGTATTTGTCAAGGATGTCGCCGATCCTTCGCTGGCTGGTGCTCGTATAGAAAGCCTTTATGGACACGTCGAAATTGATTTCGCTGAGAAATTTCTGCGTCTGCTTCGACAGGGTATTAGTCTTGTTTTTTGTGACATCGAAATACGGGGTTTTTATCGCGATGACATAATTGACCGCGATAAGACCGAGAGCGAGTGCGACGGCGAAAATAATCGGACTGAGTCCGTGTTTCAAGAGTTTTTCGAGCGCTACTTTTGTAACATTGGTTCTTTTCCCTTGCATTATTGCCTCCATCGTGCTGATTCAACGTTGATTCCGGTCAGAAATAACCAGAAGATGGTCATCGAGAGGTAGTATGCAATGTGTTTTATACCGATGAACCCCTGGACGAACGAATCGAGATGTTCCGAAAGAGACAGATACCTGACCAGTTCGTTAAACGGCGGGGCCAGAAACCGCGCGGAAAACACCAGAAGCCAGAGGCCCATGAAAAAACTGATCGAAACCGTGGCAGCAACGATCTGATTTTCGGTCAGCGAGCTGAAAAACATACCGATGGATA
The DNA window shown above is from bacterium and carries:
- a CDS encoding GldG family protein, whose amino-acid sequence is MQGKRTNVTKVALEKLLKHGLSPIIFAVALALGLIAVNYVIAIKTPYFDVTKNKTNTLSKQTQKFLSEINFDVSIKAFYTSTSQRRIGDILDKYTAASSHIKVELIDPLKNPLVAEKYDVKFPQTIIFEGKNNITRINPPTVRYQQHGEREITLALFRLMNNENKTIYFSTGHGELNISNTEYNGLSTIKKRLEEQNYLIETINLLEAEKVPDNCTLLIIPGPTVPFIEEEELKIKRYVDNEGSILLMVAPGVETKLDRFVASYGLLYGNDFIYETSKKLTTDAGGPIYPLCEAKDKSDVTAPLENQTFMFPYVRSINTIVKLKGINYIDLIASSSDSWAETDMEYVRRMKIGQKPVRDENERKGPLTVVVATEREFDLPDSLATRNANTFQVRSAFTGNAAFISNEVLGGFPSNLTLFLNLVNWMTRNEKVIEITPHAPVFTPVELRPGERSMLNWLTLVIFPGALLSIGLYIWYRRR